The proteins below are encoded in one region of Geomonas ferrireducens:
- a CDS encoding transaldolase family protein yields MRDTPITRLRCCGQSVWLDGIGRSMLLSGELAALVQKDGVSGLASTVATLERLVAAGSDYDASIALLSRRGLGATHICAALLTEDARLAAELLRPVYELSKGEEGFATLEVSPRLARDAGATVAEARRLWDTADCPNLYIRIPGTLEGVAALRQLVREGISVCVTLVFSVPRYRAVADAYLDALAQRAARGLPLECVTSVVELPLMQIDRLLEPLLSSMARGENAERSLAEVLKGKAAIAFAKALRCVNREIHGNDRYRVLAARGGRAQRLVWASSGAGDLDLTYPEALIGADTVQLMAPGMLAAFREHGTSVCRLDDGVQEALVLLENLCTLGANLHHLAQELEDEGVERLTRHYDSLLRNIELKRGAAL; encoded by the coding sequence ATGAGAGATACGCCGATCACGAGGCTGCGCTGCTGCGGCCAGAGCGTGTGGCTTGACGGCATCGGCCGTAGCATGCTCCTCTCCGGCGAGCTGGCTGCGCTGGTACAAAAGGACGGCGTGAGCGGGCTTGCCTCCACCGTTGCGACTCTGGAGCGGCTGGTAGCCGCCGGGAGTGATTACGACGCCTCGATTGCGCTCCTTTCCCGGCGCGGGCTCGGCGCCACCCATATCTGCGCGGCTCTCCTCACCGAGGATGCCCGTCTTGCCGCCGAACTGCTGCGCCCGGTCTACGAGCTCTCCAAAGGGGAAGAGGGGTTTGCGACCCTCGAGGTCTCCCCCCGTCTTGCCAGAGACGCCGGCGCAACGGTTGCCGAGGCACGGCGTCTTTGGGATACCGCCGACTGCCCCAACCTCTACATCAGGATCCCCGGCACCCTTGAAGGGGTCGCCGCCCTGCGCCAACTGGTGCGCGAGGGGATAAGCGTCTGCGTCACCCTGGTCTTCAGCGTGCCCCGATACCGCGCCGTTGCCGACGCCTACCTGGACGCCCTGGCGCAGCGGGCTGCCCGGGGGCTGCCGCTTGAGTGCGTCACCTCGGTGGTGGAGCTGCCGCTCATGCAGATCGACCGCCTGCTCGAACCGCTCCTTTCAAGCATGGCCCGGGGGGAGAACGCGGAGAGGTCCCTTGCGGAGGTGCTGAAGGGGAAGGCCGCCATCGCCTTCGCGAAGGCCCTGCGCTGCGTGAACCGGGAGATCCACGGCAACGATCGTTATCGCGTCCTCGCGGCGCGTGGCGGGCGGGCGCAGAGGCTCGTGTGGGCGAGCTCCGGCGCCGGCGACCTCGACCTCACTTATCCCGAGGCGCTCATCGGTGCGGACACGGTGCAGCTCATGGCGCCGGGGATGCTGGCCGCCTTCCGGGAGCACGGCACCTCCGTCTGCCGTCTCGATGACGGTGTGCAGGAGGCCCTCGTCCTCCTGGAGAACCTCTGCACCCTGGGGGCGAACCTGCACCACCTGGCCCAGGAGCTGGAGGACGAAGGGGTGGAGCGCCTGACCCGTCACTACGACAGCCTCTTGCGCAACATCGAACTCAAGCGGGGAGCGGCCTTGTAG
- a CDS encoding SRPBCC family protein: MKMYRLKQEQLLPMPIERAWEFFVHPANLPLITPPDLGFRITGELPDKMHAGMIVTYTVTPFLGLAVNWVTEITHMHEPHFFVDEQRFGPYRLWHHQHIFEKTPQGTLMTDIVHYVLPFGPLGRLAAPLVTHRVRQIFNYRHTALAKELGFPPGSASQAEGA, encoded by the coding sequence ATGAAGATGTACAGGTTGAAGCAGGAACAGCTGCTGCCGATGCCCATCGAAAGGGCATGGGAGTTCTTCGTCCACCCGGCGAACCTGCCGCTCATAACGCCGCCGGACCTGGGCTTCAGGATCACCGGTGAGTTGCCGGACAAGATGCACGCGGGGATGATCGTCACCTACACGGTCACCCCCTTTTTGGGCCTCGCCGTCAACTGGGTCACCGAGATCACCCACATGCACGAGCCCCACTTCTTCGTGGACGAGCAGCGCTTCGGCCCGTACCGGCTCTGGCACCACCAGCACATCTTCGAAAAGACGCCGCAGGGGACCCTGATGACCGACATCGTGCACTACGTGCTCCCCTTCGGGCCCCTGGGACGGCTCGCCGCGCCGCTTGTGACGCACCGGGTCCGGCAGATCTTCAATTATCGCCATACGGCGCTCGCCAAGGAGCTCGGTTTCCCCCCCGGTTCCGCTTCGCAGGCGGAAGGAGCCTGA
- a CDS encoding chemotaxis protein CheD produces MKIEKYQNGERVTISPGELYVTGGPCVISTLLGSCIAACLYDPVRRIIGMNHFMLSNPRYSKELPLNITDAGRYGIHAMDLLINAMMAQGTDRRHVRAKIFGGATIINPESSKDNFFCVGQVNCRFILQYMEKERIPVEAMDIGGDFGRVIHFSNGDFAVHRRKVDSRRSDKLAQRDRYCWQKAIEQQQEALTEIELW; encoded by the coding sequence ATGAAGATCGAAAAGTACCAAAACGGAGAGCGGGTCACTATTTCGCCTGGAGAGCTGTACGTAACCGGCGGCCCCTGCGTCATCTCCACGCTTCTGGGCTCCTGCATCGCGGCGTGCCTCTACGACCCGGTACGGCGCATCATCGGCATGAACCACTTCATGCTGAGCAACCCGCGCTATTCAAAGGAGCTCCCCCTCAACATCACCGACGCGGGCCGCTACGGGATCCACGCCATGGATCTCTTGATCAACGCCATGATGGCCCAAGGGACGGACCGGCGCCACGTGAGGGCCAAGATTTTCGGCGGGGCCACCATCATCAACCCGGAAAGCTCCAAGGACAACTTCTTCTGTGTCGGGCAGGTGAACTGCCGCTTCATCCTGCAGTACATGGAGAAGGAGAGGATTCCCGTTGAGGCCATGGACATCGGCGGGGACTTCGGCCGGGTGATCCACTTCTCCAACGGGGACTTCGCGGTGCACCGCAGGAAAGTGGACTCAAGGCGCAGCGACAAGCTCGCCCAACGCGACCGCTACTGCTGGCAAAAGGCGATCGAGCAGCAGCAAGAGGCACTCACCGAGATCGAACTCTGGTAG
- a CDS encoding hybrid sensor histidine kinase/response regulator — MPKTSYSPPQQDRTDNRSVALRYSIVLFAIFLCVFTLIVWFTEGNNERAKESDLTSRTRTFSGSLQITLEGNKSYLEMLAYERSSGKLNAGLFQERVSQYVQAHPELINVTWVDADFTITDVAPLAPNRQIVGLQLNLPEPKRASHLAREQRKAVYTRPFEAIQGRPSFEIWVPVYRDGTFLGLFGGVYSCDRLLQQLISQTRPRLYHLSLSDINGRILATSPQRDTTDHHAIKEVAITDETSGVMLRVQRYTSRVDWRLSLLKALSLVLVSGMGYALWQLKQEIDERRRAEEEVKQNAVQLEEEITERQAAQESLQEQAAQLEEEISERWLAEEALRESEERLRLLLDSTGEAIYGIDLEGRCTFCNRACVRMLGYQGAEELLGKDMHDVMHHSYPDGRKMPEAECRAHKAMMQGKVGHVEEEVFWRSDGSSFPVEYWCYPQVKEGKVVGAVVAFINTTERKHLEEQFRQSQKMESIGRLAGGVAHDFNNMLSVISGAAELSKRKLEDGEPVGQYLELIINAARRSSDITRQLLAFSRKEVISPKPVNLNRQIEEANRILLRLIGEDVQLTFHPVQELWCVLIDPSQVDQILINLAVNARDAMPEGGSLTIETANIQITSQYAYLHPDARAGEYVRLTVSDTGCGMDKATAAHIFEPFFTTKGAGKGTGLGLSTVYGIVSQNGGFINVYSEPGQGAVFRIYLPRLPEQGESAEGGTADEQQLQGTILLVEDEEMLLWLTTRLLEEMGLKVIQAQAPLQAVEICRDRLSEIDMILTDVVMPDMNGREMVARIKEFAPEVRVLYMSGHTADTVVQRGVMESGMHYIQKPLEMEKLREKIRQVLA, encoded by the coding sequence GTGCCGAAGACGAGTTACTCCCCGCCCCAGCAAGATCGCACCGACAACCGGTCGGTCGCACTACGCTACAGCATCGTACTGTTCGCCATCTTCCTGTGCGTGTTCACACTCATCGTCTGGTTTACCGAGGGAAATAACGAAAGGGCCAAGGAAAGCGACCTCACCTCCCGCACCAGGACCTTCAGCGGATCGCTTCAGATCACCCTCGAGGGGAACAAGAGCTACCTCGAGATGCTCGCCTACGAGCGGAGCTCTGGGAAGCTCAATGCCGGGCTGTTCCAGGAGAGGGTCAGCCAGTACGTGCAGGCCCATCCCGAGCTGATCAACGTCACCTGGGTCGACGCCGACTTCACCATCACCGACGTAGCACCGCTTGCCCCCAACCGTCAGATCGTCGGCCTGCAGCTAAACCTCCCGGAGCCCAAACGGGCCTCCCACTTGGCCCGCGAGCAGCGCAAGGCGGTTTATACCCGTCCTTTCGAGGCGATCCAGGGAAGACCATCCTTTGAGATCTGGGTCCCGGTCTACCGGGACGGTACTTTCCTTGGACTCTTCGGAGGGGTGTACTCCTGCGACCGGCTGCTGCAGCAGTTGATCTCGCAGACCCGCCCCCGCCTCTACCACTTAAGCCTCTCCGACATCAACGGTCGCATCCTCGCCACCTCTCCGCAGCGAGACACCACGGACCATCACGCCATCAAGGAGGTGGCGATTACCGACGAAACGAGCGGCGTCATGCTCCGGGTGCAGCGCTACACCAGCCGAGTCGACTGGCGTTTGAGCCTCCTCAAAGCCCTTTCCCTGGTCCTCGTGTCCGGTATGGGATACGCCCTTTGGCAACTAAAGCAGGAGATCGACGAGCGTAGAAGGGCCGAGGAAGAGGTGAAGCAGAACGCTGTGCAACTCGAGGAAGAGATCACAGAGCGGCAGGCGGCCCAGGAAAGCCTGCAGGAACAGGCCGCACAGCTCGAGGAGGAGATCTCGGAGCGCTGGCTGGCAGAGGAGGCTCTCAGGGAAAGCGAGGAACGGCTGCGGCTTCTGCTCGACTCGACCGGCGAGGCGATCTACGGCATCGACCTCGAGGGGAGGTGCACCTTCTGCAACCGCGCCTGCGTCAGGATGCTCGGCTACCAGGGCGCCGAGGAGCTCCTCGGCAAGGACATGCATGATGTGATGCACCACAGCTACCCCGACGGCCGCAAGATGCCGGAAGCGGAGTGCAGGGCGCACAAGGCCATGATGCAGGGCAAGGTCGGTCACGTCGAGGAGGAGGTCTTCTGGCGCTCAGACGGCAGCAGCTTCCCGGTGGAGTACTGGTGCTATCCGCAGGTTAAGGAGGGGAAGGTGGTGGGAGCCGTGGTCGCCTTCATCAATACGACCGAGCGCAAGCACCTGGAGGAACAGTTCCGCCAGTCCCAGAAGATGGAGTCGATCGGTCGTCTGGCGGGGGGAGTGGCGCACGACTTCAACAACATGCTTAGCGTCATCTCCGGCGCCGCGGAACTTTCGAAAAGAAAGCTCGAGGACGGCGAGCCCGTGGGGCAGTACCTGGAGCTCATCATAAACGCCGCGCGCCGCTCGAGCGACATCACCCGACAGCTCCTCGCCTTCTCGCGCAAGGAGGTGATCTCGCCCAAGCCGGTGAATCTCAACCGTCAGATCGAAGAGGCGAACCGGATCCTGCTGCGGCTGATCGGCGAAGACGTGCAGCTCACCTTCCACCCGGTGCAGGAGCTCTGGTGCGTGCTTATCGACCCCTCACAGGTGGACCAGATCCTGATCAACCTCGCGGTGAACGCCCGTGACGCCATGCCGGAAGGGGGAAGCCTCACCATCGAGACGGCAAACATCCAGATCACCAGCCAGTACGCCTACCTGCACCCGGACGCGCGCGCCGGCGAGTATGTGCGCCTCACCGTGAGTGATACCGGCTGCGGCATGGACAAGGCGACCGCGGCGCACATCTTCGAGCCCTTCTTCACCACGAAAGGGGCGGGCAAAGGGACCGGCCTCGGGCTGTCCACCGTGTACGGCATCGTGAGCCAGAACGGCGGTTTCATCAACGTCTACAGCGAGCCGGGTCAGGGGGCGGTGTTCCGGATCTACCTGCCGCGCCTGCCGGAACAGGGGGAAAGCGCCGAGGGGGGCACGGCCGATGAGCAGCAGCTGCAGGGTACGATCCTCCTCGTGGAGGACGAGGAGATGCTTTTGTGGCTCACCACGAGGCTGCTGGAGGAGATGGGGCTCAAGGTGATCCAGGCGCAGGCCCCCTTGCAGGCGGTGGAGATCTGCCGCGACAGGCTCAGCGAAATCGACATGATATTGACCGACGTGGTGATGCCGGATATGAACGGCCGGGAGATGGTGGCACGCATCAAGGAGTTCGCGCCCGAGGTCCGCGTGCTGTACATGTCCGGCCACACCGCGGACACCGTGGTGCAGCGGGGAGTGATGGAGTCGGGGATGCACTACATCCAGAAGCCCCTTGAGATGGAAAAGCTCCGGGAGAAGATCAGGCAGGTGCTGGCGTAG